DNA sequence from the Carnobacterium funditum DSM 5970 genome:
AGCAGGAGGTATTTATACACTATTAAAAACTCCAAGATCAGGTGAAGAGAATCGTGAATTTTTACTCGATTATATAGATGATACCACTCTTTTAGTAGATGATGTAACTAAAAGTATGAATGAACTAAAAGAAGCTTTTTCAACACTTTCAAATGAAGGAAAAGCTTTAGCAGATGAATTCACTCAAGAGATAACTGTATCAATCGAAGACTTTACAAATCAAACAGAACCACGTATGCGAAGAATTCAAGAACAAACCGAAAAACTTTCAAAAGATGTTGAAGGTTTAAATCAGCAAGTTCAACCGGCATAAAAAATAAACAAATATGAGAAGGAAGGTCCCAAAAAAAAGTGATGCGCAATAAACATTGTGTTTTTACTTTTTTGGAACCTTTTTTATTTTTATTCCTATTTGTGTTCTTTTTGTGAGTTTTAGTAGACTTTATTTATGTTTGCCCGATTTTGTTTTTTTATTTAAGTGAATGTGGTATATTATTACTTGTGACTGGAAATGTTAAGTATGTAAATTAAAAGAAATGGATGTGTCTACTTATAATGAAAAAAATTATTTTAACAACTGCAACTATTTTAGCTGGTTTAACTATTGCCGGATGTGCAGACAATACAGTTGCCTCTTCAACTGCTGGTAAAATTTCACAAGATGAACTTTATGAAGCCATGAAAACAAATGTTGGATCTTCTACTCTACAACAACTAATTATTAAAGATGTTTTAACAGAAAAATATGGTGAAACAATCACAGACAAAAAAGTAAATGATGAGTATACAACTCAAGAAGAATCTTATGGTGGCTCTGACGCATTTAAAAATGTTCTTGCTTCTTCAGGATTTACAGATGCTTCATACAAAGATACTATACGTTTAAACTTGCTAATTGAAGAAGCCGTAAAAGGAAATTCTGAATTTACTGATAAAGAAGTGAAAGCAGCATATGATGCTTTTACGCCTCCAATGACTGTTTCTCATATTCTTGTTGAAGATGAAGCAAAAGCAAAAGAATTGATTACTGAATTAAATGATGGTGCTGATTTTGCTACTCTTGCAAAAGAAAACTCTACAGATACAAATACTGCTGAAAAGGGTGGAGAATTAACTTTTTCAACAGGAGAAATGGTTCCAGAATTTGAAGAAGCAGCTAACAAGCTAGAAGAAGGTAAAATGACTACTGAACCGGTAAAATCTGAATATGGTTACCATATCATAAAAATGGATAAAAAATCTGAAAAAGGTTCATTAGAAGAAGAACGTAAAACAATAGAAGAACAATTGTTACAAGATAAATTAGCAGACAGTGCTGCTGTCCAATCTATTCTTTCTAAAATCATGCAAGATGCTAATGTCGTAATTAATGATTCTGATTTATCTACTGCAATGGACAGCTATCTTAAAAAAGCTGACACATCTGCTAAGGAATCAGAAAAGACAGAACCTGCAGCTGATTCTGAAAGTGCTAAATAATCATTAGTTTAACTTTTTATCTTTTTAATTTTTTTGCTACTATCAAAAAATAACTCGCTAAACAAAAAAAAGACGCTATTTTCTTTTCCATAAGAAAAATAGCGTCTTTTTTTAGATTCTTAAAACTTTATTCAATAAGATAATCAAAAAATAGTGTAGCTGAGAAAAATTCAGCTACACCATAAAATTATTCTTCTTCAATCTTCTCATTATCACTACCTAGTGGTTTGTAAAAGACCCGATTATCTAATCCGAATAGTCGTTCAGTAAATTCTCCGGGTTCTGTTCTACTTAAACTGCTATTCAACATAGTGATTGTAGCATCTAGGTTATCTATCATAAATAGAATTTCTGATTCCCTCAATTTAGGTCTTACAGGCGATCCGTAGTCTAATTTTCCGTGATGAGACAAGACCATATGTTTTAATAAAAGAACATCTTCACTTTTATCGTCTATTTTTAATGATTGACAAGCTTTAGTGATAAGCTCATCAACAATAACGATATGGCCTAATAAATTTCCTTCTAATGTATATTCTGTTGAGATAGGTCCGGATAATTCAATAACTTTTCCTAAATCATGTAAAATAATTCCTGAATACAATAATGGTTTATTGATTTCCTCATATTGATCCGCAATTGTTTTAGCCATCCTTAACATTGATATGGTGTGGAAAGCTAGTCCTCCAACAAAAGCATGGTGAAATCTTTTAGCTGCTGGAAATTGAAAGAAGTCTTTTTGATAGTGGTTCAACAAATAACGAACAATTCTATTCATATTAGCATTTGTTATTTCAAAAAGAGTTTCGTTTAGTTCTTCCATCATGACTTCTTTCTTTAAGGGCGCCCGCTCAATAAATAATTCAGGACTATTGGGTTCTCCACCTTTTGTCGCTCTTAATTTAAAAATTTTTATTTGAGGATTACCTTGATACAACTCTCTTTTTCCAGATATATTGATTACTTTTCCAGCAGTCAATGAAGCAATCTCTGCTTCTGATGCATCCCAAAATTTCCCATCCATTTGTCCGCTTGTGTCTTGAAAAGTAAATGCAATAAATTTTTTGCCGTTTTTTGCTACACGTATATCTGCGGATTTAATTAATAAGTATAGTTCAAAAGCTTCATCTACACTATATTCAAATAATTTCTTTTCCATCATACTCCCCCGCTCTATATAAACTATCTCTATTATAACATCTCTATCTGTTCTTTTCGAAATTTAGTTAAGAATTGTTGATCAAATGTGAAATAAAAAACTTGGGTCGTTTTGCTCATCTGCTGAATCAATTCTATCATTTGCAATCTGCGCGATTGATCAAAATTTACAAATCCATCATCAATCATAATCGGTAATGGTACAATGTCATTCGCATTTTTAACAAAAGCAAATCTTAGAGCCACATACAACTGTTCAGCTGTACCTTGAGATAGCTCTGAAGTATCAAAAATGGCTCCGTCCTGTCTTTGAACTTCTATTTTTTCTTCTTTTAATAGGACTTTTTTATATTGACCTTTAGTTAACAGTTCAAAAAATTTTGTTGTATCTTGGATTGTTTCAGGAAATCGATTTTTACGTGCATGTGTCATCGCACGCTCAATTAATTCAGCGGCAACTTTGTACGTACTCCATTTATCTACTAATTCTTGTAACTCACTTTTGAGATTTGCATACTCCTGTAGCAAGATAGAATACTCTCCACCTTTTTCTAGTTCTTTCAAAGCCAATTCTTTCTTAATTCTTTTATTAATTAGCTGTTCTTCACTTACTCTATGAAGTTGAATAGCTTTTTTTATTTTTTCAATTTGTCCCAATAGATCTTCTTGGTCTCGGAACTGTTCTAATAACTTAATATCTTCTGAAACTTGTTGTTCCAATAACTGCAAACGAGCCTTTTTCCGCTTCCATTCATCAAAAAGAACAAATTTTTTGCGAAAATCCTCTTCATTTTTTGCCTCAACAGATTCGAATAACACTACTCTTTGCTTTTCAAAATTTCTCTGTTCGTATACTATTTTTTTCATTTGCTCTTGTCTAGCTTCTTCTTCTTTTTGTATGACTAAAAAGGTCTGTTCATCCACTAGAGAATCTTGGTAAAATTGATTAATACCTGATAGAACAGATGGAAAGTGTTCCCAATCAACTAAAATTACCGACTCCAGAAATTGCACCTGTTTTTTCCATTGTGACAACTGTTCAGATATTTTTTCTAACAATTCCTCTTTTTCATCCACAGCTTGGACTCGCTCACGTAAAGAATCAAAAAGATCTTCTTGATTCACTAAACTTTCTATCGTCATATTTTCAGGGTAACCATTATTCACTATGATTTGGCTCAACTTGTTCGTTAATTCTTTATTTTGATTTGTATATTTTTCTATCGTTTCTTGTGTTTGCTTGGACTCCATTACCACTTGATCATATTCAGCTAACTGAGCACGCCATTGCTTACGTAATTCAATTTGTTTAATATAATCTGCATAAGTGTTTTTCAAGATATCGTTATCTTTTTTGTCACTTGTTTCTTTTTTAGATTTTTTTATAAAATACAGTAAGTTTGTTACTCCAACGATTGCTATCCCTATCAAGGCAACGAAAGAACCAATCTGTCCTTCAGTTATAAAACCTGAAATTCCTAGTACTACTCCTAATAATCCAGTTAAGCTAGTTTTCAAACGTTTATTTTTCTCTTTAGACTTAATTTTTTTGTTCATCAAGAACTGATCTCGATTATATTCCTGATTTTCTGACTGTTGATATCTTTTTTCCGTTTCTTGAAATAATTGATTGTCCCATATCTCAGGTTCAATCTTATCTAATTGCTCTGATAACGAATTTTGCTGATAGATCAGAAAGGTCTTTTTTTCTATTGCTTCCTTTAATTTACGTTCCTTTTCCAAAACAGATTGATAGAGGTTTTGATAATTTTCTTTTTGCGTTGTTGTCTGACGTAATGGAATCCGTTGTCCAATATTCAAACCTAGTTGAAGTTTACCACGCATCACTTGCTCGGATTCTTTTTTTACTTCTCGTTCAAGAAATTCTTTTTCTTGTAAAATAGATTTTGTACTATCTATTGAAGATACTATTCTTTGGATATCATTTTTTCGTTCTATAAATAAAGATTGCGCTTTCGTCAAGTGACTTTTTTCCATGGCTTGTTTAGAACGTTCTTTTTCTTGCATCATTGTTGCTCTAAGTTGATCAATTGATTGATTTAAATGATTAAGTTGAAACAAACCATCTTGAGGCATGTTTTTGATATTATTTTTCCTTATATCTTCTTGAATCGCTAGTATTTCTGAAAAATGGTTCCAGTTAACGGCTAGGCGACTTAGTTGCTCTAAGTGAGTTTCGTTTTCACTTCGTGCATCTTTTATTTTTTCTATTTCTTGTTCATATTTTTCTTTTTCAGAATATATGTGTGTGTATTGATTATTTTTCCCTTTTGCTATTCGAAGTTGTTGTTTTTTGTTTTCAACTTCTCTAATTTTTTTATTTATTTCAGGGACTCGTCCAGTCTGCTTGTAAAGCTTACCAGCTTCTGTTTGAAATTTATCCGCTAGTTTTAAAAGATGCTCATTACCTAAACTTCCCACACTTAAAAAATAGCGATTTAATTTAGCTTTATTCATTCGTTGAATCTTTTGTATCCCAAAAAGATTGAATGAAAATAAAGCCTGATAAGTCGTTTTATCTATACCATAAACTAACTTTTCTAATAATTTATCTGAACCTGTTTCACCACTTGGTAATGTAACGGTCACTTTTCCATTTGCCTTACCTTTTATTCGCTCAATACTGATTTCTCCGTATAAGTCGTCTTCTATTAGTAGCTTTCCTCCATATTGACTAGTAGTTTTAGGTTCATAGCGCAAATCTGAATTTTGTTTCGAGGGAAAACCAAATAGTATACTATGAATAAAAGCCATTAAAGTTGTTTTACCTGCTTCATTCTCGCCATAAAATAACTGGACTTGTTCTATGTTTTCAATTTTTTTATCAATCCACTTGCCAAATCCGTAAATTTCTATTGATTTAATTTTCAATTTCATCACTTCCTTCAATAGTTAACACAGATTTAACTTGATTTTTTGCACGTTCAATTATCTTATACCTGTATGAGGAGTCTCTTGAACTAAGCAAATCTGATATTTCTGTGTAGTCAAAAAAAGAGTTTGTTAATTCATTAAACGTTGTTTCTTCTTCCATTTCTAAAAGTGCTTTTTGCCATTCTTCTGAAAAAAGCCGCGTATACTGTTCATTTTCTTTTTTTTCAGCTACCATCTCGATTTGATATATCCAAACAAAATGATCGTCTTGTGCAATTTGCTGTAGAGCTTCTAGCAACTCTCCTTGAGTAATCTTTTTTCTAATACCCTCTAATAACGTTTCTGCGTCTTTTAAATCAATCGAAACAAATAAATTATACGCTGTACTTTTTTTGCACATGACAGCTTGTTGAATAGCAGTATAAACATTATCTAAACTTACTAACCCTTTAATAGATAGTTCAAATTTTTCCCAGCGAATAGTTGCTGTTGGATAAAAATCAATCTGTTCTTTAGTATCTGTTAACGTAACTAACTCACAACCTTTTGGTCCACTTTCTTTACTATTTCGCCCTTGAGTATTGCCTGAATAAATGATTGGAGGATGGGTTGCTAATTGCTGCCGTTTATGAATGTGACCTAAAGCCCAGTAATCATATTGTTTGCTTCTTAACTCTCTTAAAGTAAAAGGGGCATAATTACCATGTTCTGATTCTAACCCTTCTGAAAAACCATGAAGCATACCGATTTGAAAGTCCGCTTCATTATTTTTTTAGGGTAGTCTTTTATTTTTCTTTCTTTTATCCAACGTTTCATATAACTAAAACCTGTTATAGCAACTTTTTCATTTTTTTTTGTCGTTACCCAATAGGTTTCAGGATTTTCACCAAAAATAATTACATTCTTTGGCATTTCCAAGTGTAACCCCTGGTTTCCTATGTAATCATGGTTACCATGTGATAAATAAACTGGAATCTCTTTTTCATTTAATCGCTCCATTTCATTTCTAAAAAAAGCTTGAGCTTTGACACTACGATCATCACTATCATAAATATCACCAACGAGGCATACAAAATCAACCTTCTTTTCAATAGCTACATTTACTAATTGAGATAGTGACTCAAAGGTCGAACGATAAATTGCTTGCCAAACAAATTCGGGCATTGATTTCAAACCAATAAAAGGACTATCTAAGTGCAAATCAGCACCGTGAATGAATTGAACCATGATTATCCTTCCTTTCTACTAATAAATTACATACTGTTTAATGGGCACATATGTTCCAATATATGTACAAAAAAAGAGCTCACCACTCTTAATTAAAACTAGTGAACTCTTTTTTGTAAAATTAACCCTGGTAGATATCTTGTACTGGTTTCATAATAATACGGTTTAAGTCATCAACTAATGTACTTAATTTTTGTTCTGCATCCATTAAATCTTTAATCAGATTATTTTCACCTGATTTTAAAGCCATTTCTTGTGCTTCATTAATTTCTTCTTCTAAAATTTCTTCACCAGACATTTGTTTTTGTTGTAATTTCATTTGAACCTCTTGAAATTTTTGAAAAACTTCGTTGGCTTCAGAATCAGCTTTCACAGTTGAAAAGGCTACTTTCAAGTCTGAATAAGCTTCCGTTTCTCTTAATTCTTGTTCAAGTTTGTTTGCTGTATCATAAATGTTGTTCATAATCCATACCACTCTCCTGATTTTATTTTCTTGACCGTTATACTATACCATCTCTCACTATTTTTTTCCAATATTCTCATTTTATTCTTAGGAAACTATCAACGATTGTTAAAACGCTCTAACAAATTACCTGTTTTATCTTTCAACTGATTTAGTCCTTCTTTGAATTGTTCTCCCCATTGACCAATATTTTCTTGGAGATTCTCTTGCCATTGAGAAGAGTCGTTTTCTTTTTGTGAATCTACAATTGTTTCGGCACTTGTCGTACCAAATGCAGTTTCAGGTGTTTTTGGGAGGATGTTTTGCATTTGTAATTGAAACAACGGACCTACTCCTGTTGAGCTACCTGTTCCCATATAATGGTTTTCATCGGTTTCATCAAAGCCAATCCACGTAGCAACCACGATATCTGGAGTATATCCTACTGTCCATTGGTCTGTAGTCCCACCAGAATCATTAAAGGTTACTTCTGTACTACCTGTTTTTCCAGCTATCTCATAGCCCTCTGGTGCGTTATTACTAGCTGTTCCATTTGTAAATACACCCAATAGCATACTCGTCATCTTCTCAGCTATTTCAGGCGAAGTGACTTTTTTTGTTTTATGCTCCGTATTATCGACAATTATCGCTCCTGTTGCATCGACAATTTTAGTAATAAAGAACCCTTCGCTACGTAATCCAGCATTTGAAAAAACCGTGTATGCACTAGCCATCTGAAGAGGGGATACTCCTCCTGTTGTGCCACCAAGAGCTAATCCAAGGTACTTGTCTTTTTCTTGAACTGGTATACCGAAATCTTCTACTTTTTTTATTCCTTTTTCCAAACCTATTTGATCTAAAAGCCAAACGGCAGGTGCATTTAAACTTTGAGCTAAAGCTTGATACATTGGAACTTCTCCAGCATAGTTAAGATTATAATTCTCTGGTGTATAATCATCTGAGCCATAAGATTTTTTTTCATCTTTTAAGATAGAATCGATTTCATAACCAGATTCTAAGGCAGGAGTATAAACGGCCAATGGTTTCATAATTGAACCGGGTTGTCGTTTGATTTGAGTCGCTCGATTGAACCCTCTAAAGGTATGTTCACCTCGTCCCCCTATAATAGCATAAATACCGCCAGTTTTAGGGTTCATTGCAACAGAGCCACTTTGTACTAACGTTCCGTCTGAAGCATCAGAAAAAAGCCAATCATTTTCATAGGTTTGATCCATTCTTGATTGATAATTTTGATTTAGTGAGGTATATATTTTATAGCCTTTGTTTAATATCTCCTCTTCATTTAAACCATATTTATTTATGGCTTCTTCAATGACTGCATCAAAATAATAAGGGTACTGATAACCATTATTTTGTTGATAATCGTCCATTAGTTGCAAGGTTTCATTTTTTGCTGCTTCACCTTTTTTTTGTGAAACGCCTTTATTTTTTATTAATAAATCTATGACGATATTACGTCTTGATAGTGCATTATCTAGGTTGTCTCGTGGATTATAGGTAGTTGGTGCTTTTAGCATTCCGGCTATTGTAGCCGCTTCAGTCAAAGAAACATCGCTAGCATTTTTCCCGAAGTATTTATGCGAAGCATCTTCTACTCCCCAAACACCATTGCCAAAATAAGCGTTATTCAAATACATTTCTAATATTTCATTCTTTGTATATTGTTTTTCAATTTCAATCGCTAAAAATAATTCTTTTAGTTTTCTTATTAACGTTTGATCTAGTGTTAAATAAGCATTTTTTGCTAGTTGTTGGCTTATGGTACTGCCGCCACCACTTATCTTTCCTCCATTTAGTACAAAACCTACTGCTGAACGAGCTATCCCGATAACATCAAAGCCTTTATGGTCATAGAATCGTTTATCTTCAGTTGAGATTACCGTTGCCTGGATTGAAGGTGAAATATCATCTAGCGGTATAAATGACCCTTTATGTGAATAAAGCGTACCCGCTTCATCTCCGTCGATATCATATACCGTTGTTGTTTGTTCAAGTCCAGCTTTTAATGTCGAAACGTTTGAGGTTTTTGCTAAATACAATAAATAACTACTACTAAATAAAGAAGCTAATAAAATCATAAGAATGAGGATTTTAGTTGCATGAAACTTTTTCCATATTTTTTTAAAGCTTTTCAGAAATTTTTTAATTTGAGGTTTTAACTTTTGCCATATCGCAGTTAGATAAAATCCAACTTTTTTGAAAAAATCTTTTGCTTTCATTTTTTTAACATCCTTCGTTTTTACTTTTTGATGTTCTTTCAATTTTTCATAGTTGAAGTATATCAACTGTTTTTACGCTTTGAATCCTTCTTAAGTAGGAGATAATTGCGTTATAGCCTTATTATCTCTTTTATTACAAAAAACAGAAGATAAATATGTTTTTTACTTTAACATTTTATCATATTAAGGTAAAGTAAACATATAAGACTTTTTTAAAATTAAATATCCATATCTTTAATAATTAATTTAAAATCAATTAATATTAAGTACTTATTAAATTAAAGTGAGGCGAGGAACTCGGGGAGAAAAAACAAGAAATCATGATTAACTGATCAAAACGACATACATTTAGGCTACAGCTTACTATTGATCCTTATTTATTTTATGGTTTTTTATTCTAAAAGACTTTCTTCAATCCTTAACACATACAGAATAACATTAGTTGAATAATAGTGATAAATTAACAAGGAGGTGAAGCTTGCGTTAGTGTAACGTAAGCATCCATTTGTCAATAACTACTGGTATGATTTTGTTCTTTTTCATTTTATTAATTGCATCTTTATTTGTAATGTCCGAATTTGTGTTAGTCCGTATACGCCCTTCAAGATTGGATTTTCTTATTGAAGATGGCAATAAAAAAGCACAGTTGCTAA
Encoded proteins:
- a CDS encoding YtxH domain-containing protein, whose protein sequence is MANEFFKGLIFGSLAGGIYTLLKTPRSGEENREFLLDYIDDTTLLVDDVTKSMNELKEAFSTLSNEGKALADEFTQEITVSIEDFTNQTEPRMRRIQEQTEKLSKDVEGLNQQVQPA
- a CDS encoding metallophosphoesterase family protein — translated: MVQFIHGADLHLDSPFIGLKSMPEFVWQAIYRSTFESLSQLVNVAIEKKVDFVCLVGDIYDSDDRSVKAQAFFRNEMERLNEKEIPVYLSHGNHDYIGNQGLHLEMPKNVIIFGENPETYWVTTKKNEKVAITGFSYMKRWIKERKIKDYPKKIMKRTFKSVCFMVFQKG
- a CDS encoding ATP-binding protein → MKIKSIEIYGFGKWIDKKIENIEQVQLFYGENEAGKTTLMAFIHSILFGFPSKQNSDLRYEPKTTSQYGGKLLIEDDLYGEISIERIKGKANGKVTVTLPSGETGSDKLLEKLVYGIDKTTYQALFSFNLFGIQKIQRMNKAKLNRYFLSVGSLGNEHLLKLADKFQTEAGKLYKQTGRVPEINKKIREVENKKQQLRIAKGKNNQYTHIYSEKEKYEQEIEKIKDARSENETHLEQLSRLAVNWNHFSEILAIQEDIRKNNIKNMPQDGLFQLNHLNQSIDQLRATMMQEKERSKQAMEKSHLTKAQSLFIERKNDIQRIVSSIDSTKSILQEKEFLEREVKKESEQVMRGKLQLGLNIGQRIPLRQTTTQKENYQNLYQSVLEKERKLKEAIEKKTFLIYQQNSLSEQLDKIEPEIWDNQLFQETEKRYQQSENQEYNRDQFLMNKKIKSKEKNKRLKTSLTGLLGVVLGISGFITEGQIGSFVALIGIAIVGVTNLLYFIKKSKKETSDKKDNDILKNTYADYIKQIELRKQWRAQLAEYDQVVMESKQTQETIEKYTNQNKELTNKLSQIIVNNGYPENMTIESLVNQEDLFDSLRERVQAVDEKEELLEKISEQLSQWKKQVQFLESVILVDWEHFPSVLSGINQFYQDSLVDEQTFLVIQKEEEARQEQMKKIVYEQRNFEKQRVVLFESVEAKNEEDFRKKFVLFDEWKRKKARLQLLEQQVSEDIKLLEQFRDQEDLLGQIEKIKKAIQLHRVSEEQLINKRIKKELALKELEKGGEYSILLQEYANLKSELQELVDKWSTYKVAAELIERAMTHARKNRFPETIQDTTKFFELLTKGQYKKVLLKEEKIEVQRQDGAIFDTSELSQGTAEQLYVALRFAFVKNANDIVPLPIMIDDGFVNFDQSRRLQMIELIQQMSKTTQVFYFTFDQQFLTKFRKEQIEML
- a CDS encoding peptidylprolyl isomerase, whose translation is MKKIILTTATILAGLTIAGCADNTVASSTAGKISQDELYEAMKTNVGSSTLQQLIIKDVLTEKYGETITDKKVNDEYTTQEESYGGSDAFKNVLASSGFTDASYKDTIRLNLLIEEAVKGNSEFTDKEVKAAYDAFTPPMTVSHILVEDEAKAKELITELNDGADFATLAKENSTDTNTAEKGGELTFSTGEMVPEFEEAANKLEEGKMTTEPVKSEYGYHIIKMDKKSEKGSLEEERKTIEEQLLQDKLADSAAVQSILSKIMQDANVVINDSDLSTAMDSYLKKADTSAKESEKTEPAADSESAK
- a CDS encoding PBP1A family penicillin-binding protein encodes the protein MKAKDFFKKVGFYLTAIWQKLKPQIKKFLKSFKKIWKKFHATKILILMILLASLFSSSYLLYLAKTSNVSTLKAGLEQTTTVYDIDGDEAGTLYSHKGSFIPLDDISPSIQATVISTEDKRFYDHKGFDVIGIARSAVGFVLNGGKISGGGSTISQQLAKNAYLTLDQTLIRKLKELFLAIEIEKQYTKNEILEMYLNNAYFGNGVWGVEDASHKYFGKNASDVSLTEAATIAGMLKAPTTYNPRDNLDNALSRRNIVIDLLIKNKGVSQKKGEAAKNETLQLMDDYQQNNGYQYPYYFDAVIEEAINKYGLNEEEILNKGYKIYTSLNQNYQSRMDQTYENDWLFSDASDGTLVQSGSVAMNPKTGGIYAIIGGRGEHTFRGFNRATQIKRQPGSIMKPLAVYTPALESGYEIDSILKDEKKSYGSDDYTPENYNLNYAGEVPMYQALAQSLNAPAVWLLDQIGLEKGIKKVEDFGIPVQEKDKYLGLALGGTTGGVSPLQMASAYTVFSNAGLRSEGFFITKIVDATGAIIVDNTEHKTKKVTSPEIAEKMTSMLLGVFTNGTASNNAPEGYEIAGKTGSTEVTFNDSGGTTDQWTVGYTPDIVVATWIGFDETDENHYMGTGSSTGVGPLFQLQMQNILPKTPETAFGTTSAETIVDSQKENDSSQWQENLQENIGQWGEQFKEGLNQLKDKTGNLLERFNNR
- a CDS encoding YlbF family regulator produces the protein MNNIYDTANKLEQELRETEAYSDLKVAFSTVKADSEANEVFQKFQEVQMKLQQKQMSGEEILEEEINEAQEMALKSGENNLIKDLMDAEQKLSTLVDDLNRIIMKPVQDIYQG
- a CDS encoding 3'-5' exoribonuclease YhaM family protein; translated protein: MEKKLFEYSVDEAFELYLLIKSADIRVAKNGKKFIAFTFQDTSGQMDGKFWDASEAEIASLTAGKVINISGKRELYQGNPQIKIFKLRATKGGEPNSPELFIERAPLKKEVMMEELNETLFEITNANMNRIVRYLLNHYQKDFFQFPAAKRFHHAFVGGLAFHTISMLRMAKTIADQYEEINKPLLYSGIILHDLGKVIELSGPISTEYTLEGNLLGHIVIVDELITKACQSLKIDDKSEDVLLLKHMVLSHHGKLDYGSPVRPKLRESEILFMIDNLDATITMLNSSLSRTEPGEFTERLFGLDNRVFYKPLGSDNEKIEEE
- a CDS encoding metallophosphoesterase family protein, with amino-acid sequence MLHGFSEGLESEHGNYAPFTLRELRSKQYDYWALGHIHKRQQLATHPPIIYSGNTQGRNSKESGPKGCELVTLTDTKEQIDFYPTATIRWEKFELSIKGLVSLDNVYTAIQQAVMCKKSTAYNLFVSIDLKDAETLLEGIRKKITQGELLEALQQIAQDDHFVWIYQIEMVAEKKENEQYTRLFSEEWQKALLEMEEETTFNELTNSFFDYTEISDLLSSRDSSYRYKIIERAKNQVKSVLTIEGSDEIEN